Proteins encoded within one genomic window of Pseudalkalibacillus sp. SCS-8:
- a CDS encoding MFS transporter, with amino-acid sequence MGKLKIEIPTISIIGLLALSIIFGWFRYGYGLLLPKFEKDFNLSASTLGVISSLTFFTFLIGALCVIFFISRTGSRPVILAGIFTGSAGLLMAGLTNSSILFTLGCAIAGLSPGLTWASFSESVSQHVKQRVQNRALAIISTGSTLGLVLITTFYILSNGDWRLIWISGGLIGFAVFLWAFKSLPGSKKKPNPQSGEKINLKPLLTEETKPLYIASILFGITEATYWTYSADFVQEQFSISGANAILFLIVGIGGFAGLWAGDFVNKFGFKVSFIFTILLYSLSIAILFTSQAWLLVCFSGLLFGGSFMLYAAFLPIWSAKAFPDTPAIGFGISIILLNIGAIIGPAVFGGLLTLLEYKWIFLFTGIIACLKVFVLPSTKQSGRAIQPE; translated from the coding sequence GTGGGAAAATTAAAGATTGAAATACCAACGATATCTATTATTGGTTTACTAGCCCTATCCATTATTTTTGGGTGGTTTCGATATGGTTACGGACTATTATTACCCAAATTTGAAAAGGATTTTAACTTATCTGCCTCTACTTTAGGGGTCATTTCGAGTTTAACGTTCTTTACTTTTTTAATCGGAGCTCTTTGTGTAATCTTTTTCATTTCGAGAACAGGCTCACGTCCTGTGATTCTCGCAGGTATTTTTACAGGATCTGCAGGGTTGTTAATGGCTGGACTTACAAATAGCAGTATTCTCTTTACTCTTGGCTGTGCCATTGCCGGATTGAGCCCCGGTTTAACTTGGGCGTCTTTTTCAGAGAGTGTAAGCCAGCACGTGAAACAGAGGGTTCAGAACAGAGCTTTAGCCATCATTAGTACGGGCTCCACTCTAGGTTTAGTATTGATTACGACGTTCTACATTTTATCAAATGGAGATTGGAGACTCATCTGGATCAGTGGGGGTTTAATCGGATTTGCGGTCTTTCTATGGGCATTTAAATCTCTGCCGGGCTCTAAAAAGAAACCTAATCCACAGAGCGGAGAGAAAATAAATCTTAAACCTTTGCTTACCGAAGAAACAAAGCCGCTGTACATAGCATCTATTTTATTCGGAATCACTGAAGCCACCTATTGGACATATTCAGCAGATTTTGTGCAAGAACAATTTTCAATCAGTGGTGCAAATGCCATTCTCTTTTTGATTGTTGGTATAGGAGGATTTGCTGGTTTATGGGCTGGGGACTTCGTCAATAAGTTCGGATTTAAGGTAAGTTTTATTTTCACAATCCTTCTTTATTCACTCAGTATCGCGATCTTATTTACATCTCAAGCTTGGCTTCTTGTGTGTTTTTCTGGGTTATTATTTGGAGGCTCATTTATGTTATATGCTGCGTTCTTACCGATATGGAGTGCCAAGGCTTTTCCTGATACACCTGCGATTGGATTCGGTATCAGTATTATCCTCTTAAATATCGGAGCGATTATAGGACCCGCAGTATTCGGTGGGTTGTTAACGCTTCTAGAATATAAATGGATTTTTCTATTCACTGGAATAATCGCTTGTCTTAAAGTATTTGTATTACCTTCTACTAAGCAGAGTGGAAGAGCTATTCAACCCGAATGA
- a CDS encoding aminoglycoside adenylyltransferase domain-containing protein yields MKYDWNDSPSNIRDFVFNLISKIKQIIDGNYIGFYLHGSLAMGGFNPDRSDLDVIVATNEQISIENKRKLAKLFISYSNNPFPIEISFLNKEQLDNWKHPSLFDFHFSEYWRERYEKDLSKGQWSYINEYIGTDPDLAAHLYILNYRGICIDGRPIAEIFPTISQTDYISSIKGDYRECLVNLEDDPIYCSLNMLRVFMYIKSGIVASKQEAGEWGISTLPEELSSTIQKVLVGYRSEETSYNFDSEELLTFKNYIHRNLEELLEV; encoded by the coding sequence ATGAAATACGATTGGAATGATTCTCCTTCAAATATAAGGGATTTTGTTTTCAACTTAATCAGTAAGATTAAACAAATTATCGATGGTAATTACATTGGATTTTATCTTCACGGCTCCTTAGCAATGGGAGGATTCAATCCAGATAGAAGTGATCTTGATGTAATTGTGGCCACAAATGAACAAATTTCAATTGAGAACAAAAGGAAATTAGCAAAATTATTTATATCATATTCAAATAATCCTTTTCCAATCGAAATTAGTTTCTTGAATAAAGAACAGTTAGATAATTGGAAACATCCTTCTCTTTTTGATTTTCACTTTAGTGAATATTGGAGGGAAAGGTATGAGAAGGACTTATCAAAGGGTCAATGGTCTTATATTAACGAATATATTGGAACTGACCCTGATTTAGCTGCACACCTTTACATACTTAACTACCGTGGGATTTGTATTGATGGAAGACCTATCGCCGAAATTTTCCCTACTATATCGCAAACCGACTACATCTCATCAATCAAGGGAGATTATCGGGAGTGTTTAGTCAATTTAGAAGATGATCCAATATATTGCTCGTTAAATATGTTGAGAGTATTTATGTACATTAAATCAGGGATCGTTGCATCAAAGCAAGAAGCAGGTGAATGGGGAATATCAACATTACCAGAAGAACTAAGCAGCACTATTCAAAAAGTATTGGTCGGTTACCGAAGTGAAGAGACTTCTTATAATTTTGACTCAGAAGAACTCCTAACATTTAAAAATTACATCCATCGGAATTTAGAGGAGTTATTGGAAGTATAG
- a CDS encoding AAA family ATPase, whose product MQQRNERGRLMANLFKARFPFLYISTWEEDRALSLIKSIASNGALIKTTRKVMTWKVTTGISGDKNAGADTKSALKALEYIEKYQDPAIFVLQDFHIFFGGDNRQPDHQIIRKLRDIALSLKKSPNPKNVVFLSPVLHLPHDLEKDVTIFDFDLPNFDEIKRSLDDLIYVNEQSGRIGFHLNEEEKEKLVKAAMGLTLSEAENAFARAMVEDGKLSVDDVDVILQEKEQIIKKTGILEFVNNQLNMEDIGGLENLKRWLRKRNKSWLESAQQYGLPSPKGVLITGVPGCGKSLISKAISEMWQLPLLRLDIGKIFSGLVGSSEENMRKAIQTAEAIAPSILWIDEIEKGFSGTSSTGDSGTTSRIFGHFLTWMQEKEKPVFVIATANNISSLPPEMLRKGRFDEIFFVDLPTHRERIEIFRVHLNRRLQDPSVIGEFQITEANLDYLASLTEGFVGAELEQVVINGLFEAFYEERSVNLQDFEKVCKQFIPLSVTQAEQIKRIRDWANVRAVAATPREDRSEYTENDKAMEDDDVMASRGGRTIDF is encoded by the coding sequence ATGCAGCAAAGGAATGAACGGGGAAGGTTGATGGCGAATCTGTTCAAGGCTCGCTTCCCTTTTCTTTATATTTCCACGTGGGAAGAGGACCGTGCGCTTTCGCTCATTAAATCGATTGCGTCAAATGGAGCACTGATCAAGACGACACGAAAAGTGATGACGTGGAAGGTGACGACTGGCATTTCTGGAGACAAAAATGCAGGCGCGGATACGAAATCTGCATTGAAGGCATTGGAGTACATTGAAAAGTATCAGGATCCTGCCATCTTCGTCCTGCAGGATTTCCATATCTTTTTCGGAGGGGACAATCGTCAGCCGGATCATCAGATCATCCGGAAGCTGAGAGATATCGCGCTGAGCTTGAAGAAAAGCCCGAATCCGAAAAATGTCGTGTTTCTTTCACCGGTCCTGCACCTGCCTCATGACCTTGAAAAGGACGTGACGATCTTTGACTTTGATCTGCCGAACTTTGACGAAATTAAACGCAGCCTGGATGATCTGATCTATGTCAATGAACAGAGCGGACGAATTGGTTTTCATCTGAATGAAGAAGAGAAAGAGAAGCTGGTAAAGGCCGCGATGGGATTGACGCTATCGGAGGCGGAGAATGCATTCGCACGTGCCATGGTCGAAGACGGTAAGCTATCGGTCGACGATGTGGACGTTATTTTACAGGAAAAAGAACAGATCATTAAGAAGACCGGCATTCTTGAATTCGTGAACAATCAGCTGAACATGGAGGATATCGGAGGCCTTGAAAACTTGAAAAGATGGCTTCGGAAACGGAATAAATCGTGGCTTGAGTCTGCCCAGCAGTATGGGCTGCCTTCTCCAAAAGGTGTGCTCATCACGGGAGTGCCAGGCTGTGGGAAGAGTCTCATCAGTAAAGCGATCAGTGAAATGTGGCAGCTTCCATTGTTACGCCTTGATATTGGAAAAATCTTCAGCGGACTTGTCGGAAGCAGTGAAGAGAATATGAGGAAGGCAATCCAGACAGCGGAAGCAATTGCACCTTCAATCTTATGGATCGATGAGATTGAAAAAGGATTCAGCGGAACGAGCTCCACAGGAGATAGCGGCACGACCTCAAGAATTTTCGGTCATTTCCTGACATGGATGCAGGAAAAAGAAAAGCCGGTGTTTGTCATCGCGACGGCGAACAACATCTCCTCATTGCCACCGGAAATGCTCCGGAAAGGGCGATTCGATGAAATTTTCTTTGTCGATCTTCCGACGCATCGTGAACGGATTGAGATATTCAGAGTCCACTTGAATAGAAGATTGCAAGACCCATCTGTCATTGGTGAATTCCAGATTACAGAGGCCAATCTTGATTATCTCGCGAGCCTGACGGAAGGATTTGTCGGCGCTGAGCTCGAACAAGTCGTTATAAATGGTTTGTTTGAAGCTTTCTATGAAGAACGAAGTGTGAACTTACAAGACTTTGAGAAGGTATGCAAACAGTTCATTCCACTATCCGTCACCCAGGCGGAACAGATTAAGCGGATCCGCGATTGGGCGAATGTTCGTGCAGTAGCCGCAACACCACGTGAAGACCGTTCGGAATACACCGAAAACGATAAAGCGATGGAAGACGATGATGTGATGGCATCACGAGGCGGTCGTACAATCGACTTTTAA
- a CDS encoding MFS transporter translates to MNLIRIIISVTFLMNVGRFSVLAFFVVYLTKLIDLPIWQGGAILSILLITHQTLPLCTGFISDRVGHKYMLLIGFLITSIGYIGIALSSHFIYLCVMAFLAGVGAALYDPAIKSIIGLLSEKQRKHTFTLFNQALNSGAVIGALAGGLLIPVGDNIPLLFGALCYFILTIFISLYLRYLPSGNSSEKALSSIKKIYVHKSFLLFLSLMTLFWVLYTQLTVSLPLQFFDVIHNKQLVSMVIITNGSIGFLLMYFIRNLFNSIQSKKMIQIGMLIMALSFFLIPLEPSLGWLILCVIIFTIGETFVLPGADIAIAEFSMYQDTGAFFGVFSLSYAIGGTIGNYLGTWLMEIPNLSSLPWLIYGMIGLIGFLLFGALNRIQEKKEFTET, encoded by the coding sequence TTGAACCTGATTCGGATAATAATATCAGTGACTTTTTTGATGAATGTGGGACGATTTTCTGTCTTAGCTTTTTTTGTCGTATACCTTACAAAATTAATTGATTTACCTATTTGGCAGGGTGGGGCGATCTTATCTATCTTGTTAATTACACATCAAACTTTGCCTCTTTGTACGGGTTTTATCAGTGATAGGGTAGGCCATAAATACATGTTACTGATAGGATTTTTAATAACCAGTATAGGATATATTGGTATTGCTTTATCAAGTCATTTTATTTACCTATGTGTTATGGCATTCTTGGCTGGTGTAGGAGCTGCACTATATGATCCTGCTATCAAATCTATAATTGGACTTCTGTCAGAGAAACAGAGAAAACACACTTTTACATTATTCAATCAAGCATTAAATAGTGGAGCTGTAATAGGAGCGCTTGCAGGGGGACTCCTGATACCAGTTGGAGATAATATCCCTTTGTTATTTGGAGCATTATGTTATTTCATACTCACTATATTTATCTCACTATATCTTCGTTATCTACCAAGTGGAAATTCGTCTGAAAAAGCACTTAGTAGCATCAAAAAAATTTACGTCCACAAATCATTTTTGCTTTTTTTGTCATTAATGACTTTATTTTGGGTTTTATATACACAACTTACCGTTTCTTTGCCTTTACAATTCTTTGATGTAATACATAACAAACAGCTGGTTAGTATGGTAATCATAACAAATGGAAGTATAGGATTTTTATTAATGTATTTTATTAGAAACCTTTTCAACTCTATACAATCAAAAAAGATGATTCAAATTGGAATGTTAATTATGGCACTGAGCTTTTTTCTAATACCCCTAGAACCATCATTAGGGTGGTTGATTTTATGTGTCATTATTTTTACCATAGGAGAAACATTTGTTTTACCTGGCGCTGATATTGCTATAGCAGAGTTTAGTATGTACCAAGATACCGGTGCTTTCTTTGGAGTATTTAGTCTCTCATATGCTATTGGAGGAACTATAGGTAATTATCTCGGGACCTGGCTCATGGAAATACCTAATCTATCCTCTCTACCATGGTTAATATATGGCATGATCGGTTTGATAGGTTTTTTATTGTTTGGAGCTTTGAACAGAATTCAAGAGAAAAAAGAATTCACTGAAACTTAA
- a CDS encoding biotin transporter BioY: MKLDRVRMITLCAMFAAVTAIFAQITIPIPVVPISGQTLAVGLTATILGSRYGAIAMICYVALGAIGLPVFAEAKGGAQVLVGPTGGYIFGFIVTAYVTGWILERTKFNLTWALVANTIGMIITLLMGCVQLKFVLDMSWTEAFYAGVYPFIAVGLIKAFLASSIGVTVRNRLIQAKLLRVNNSGSQLEKATS; encoded by the coding sequence TTGAAGCTGGATCGTGTAAGAATGATTACACTATGCGCGATGTTCGCTGCAGTTACGGCTATCTTCGCGCAAATTACGATACCCATTCCGGTCGTCCCAATTAGTGGACAGACGTTGGCGGTCGGACTGACAGCTACCATATTAGGAAGTCGTTACGGTGCAATTGCAATGATCTGTTATGTTGCGCTTGGAGCAATTGGGTTACCTGTTTTCGCTGAAGCAAAAGGTGGCGCCCAAGTCTTGGTCGGACCAACTGGCGGTTACATCTTCGGGTTCATTGTAACTGCTTATGTGACAGGCTGGATTCTTGAGCGTACGAAATTCAATCTTACTTGGGCTCTTGTTGCGAACACGATAGGTATGATCATTACATTGCTCATGGGCTGTGTTCAGCTGAAGTTTGTTCTTGATATGAGTTGGACAGAAGCGTTTTATGCTGGCGTGTATCCTTTTATCGCAGTAGGACTCATCAAAGCATTCCTAGCAAGCAGCATCGGGGTTACAGTCCGTAACCGCTTGATTCAGGCGAAACTGTTAAGGGTCAACAACAGTGGTTCACAGTTAGAGAAGGCTACCTCGTAA
- a CDS encoding 4Fe-4S single cluster domain-containing protein produces MQLIIHRYIPETKVEGPGKRFCLWVQGCSIRCEGCGVPWTWSKENGNTIEVSELFHEIEKSKRKNGIEGVTFLGGEPFDQAEALGELAEKVKKIGLTIMTFSGYHYEDLREQEKCQKLLESADLLIDGPFVKDKLDLSRPWVGSSNQRYHFLTPAYKHLEDQLSSIENKVEIRIGSDGLVSVNGMATQQTLEELFNRDDFKAIKASDAKEGPE; encoded by the coding sequence ATGCAGCTAATCATCCATCGCTACATACCTGAAACGAAGGTGGAAGGGCCGGGCAAACGGTTTTGCCTCTGGGTGCAAGGGTGTTCGATCCGTTGTGAGGGCTGCGGGGTTCCATGGACATGGTCGAAGGAAAACGGCAATACGATCGAAGTGAGCGAGCTCTTTCATGAAATCGAAAAAAGCAAACGAAAGAATGGTATTGAAGGCGTCACCTTTCTCGGCGGAGAACCGTTCGATCAGGCGGAAGCGCTAGGAGAGCTCGCCGAAAAGGTGAAGAAGATCGGGCTGACGATCATGACATTTTCCGGCTATCATTATGAAGATTTACGAGAGCAGGAGAAATGCCAGAAACTGCTTGAATCGGCCGATCTATTGATTGATGGTCCGTTCGTAAAAGACAAACTCGATTTGAGCAGACCATGGGTCGGTTCCTCCAATCAACGGTATCACTTCCTGACGCCTGCCTATAAACACTTAGAGGATCAATTATCGAGCATCGAAAACAAGGTGGAAATCCGAATCGGAAGCGATGGACTCGTTTCCGTAAACGGCATGGCCACCCAACAAACCCTAGAAGAGCTATTCAATCGTGATGATTTCAAAGCGATCAAAGCGTCAGATGCAAAAGAAGGACCTGAGTGA
- a CDS encoding helix-hairpin-helix domain-containing protein, whose translation MGKITNKGKVWEWRNSIWMLWALLTFGFLNYVSFYYISYRVQQRKWAISGIVYSIIFIIAIATVDLVPEEHWLSDVTIGAYLLGWIVSIIHVFRARTEYLIRLEARHTYGQQELKILKTRIKQEYTSEGFDGSFENSMPHVEGNLQHDSDNTIVVNLNEGTEEEIANVPGIGGLFAKKVVAVRQQEGGFRSFDHFVQALSIKPHLVEKIRPHVVLPSPGRSEPQHKPAGRIVDY comes from the coding sequence ATGGGGAAAATCACGAATAAAGGAAAAGTATGGGAGTGGAGAAATTCAATTTGGATGCTTTGGGCCCTCTTAACATTCGGATTTCTTAATTACGTCTCCTTTTACTATATTTCTTATAGGGTGCAGCAGAGGAAATGGGCGATTTCAGGGATTGTATATTCAATCATATTCATCATAGCCATTGCAACAGTGGACCTTGTACCAGAGGAGCATTGGCTGTCAGACGTTACGATAGGAGCTTATTTGCTTGGTTGGATCGTTTCTATCATTCACGTCTTCAGAGCAAGAACAGAGTATCTGATACGTTTAGAAGCAAGGCATACATATGGGCAACAAGAACTAAAGATATTGAAGACCAGAATAAAACAGGAATATACTTCGGAAGGATTTGATGGATCGTTCGAAAACTCGATGCCCCATGTTGAAGGAAACCTACAACACGACTCAGATAACACCATTGTGGTTAATTTGAACGAGGGGACAGAAGAAGAGATCGCGAATGTACCGGGAATCGGTGGTCTCTTCGCCAAAAAGGTTGTAGCTGTAAGACAACAAGAGGGCGGCTTCCGATCATTCGATCATTTTGTCCAAGCACTCTCGATCAAACCACATCTCGTAGAAAAAATCAGACCTCATGTCGTATTGCCGAGTCCTGGACGATCCGAACCTCAGCATAAACCGGCAGGTAGGATTGTGGATTACTGA
- a CDS encoding DUF2997 domain-containing protein, with product MNKKKIKIRIGEDGQIFAETIGLKGKECLTYIEQLEKLLDAETIDSNYTAEYYETEINSTQQNTQLIREEE from the coding sequence ATGAACAAGAAAAAAATAAAAATCAGAATCGGTGAAGATGGTCAAATCTTTGCAGAGACAATTGGACTCAAGGGGAAAGAATGCCTGACATACATTGAGCAACTCGAAAAACTCCTTGATGCAGAGACAATTGATTCCAACTATACGGCTGAATACTATGAGACTGAAATAAATAGCACCCAACAGAACACCCAGTTGATCAGGGAGGAAGAGTAG
- a CDS encoding VOC family protein, giving the protein MVNKLQKISTNLWFDSQAKEAANFYTSVFENSEIGRITRYGKEGYEIHGKPEGTVMNVEFQLNGQPFVALNGGSQIKFNESISFIIHCETQEEIDYYWEKLSERGDEKAQQCGWLKDQFGISWQIVPAELPEMLNDPDPEKASRVRQALLQMKKIDIATLKRAYAGETE; this is encoded by the coding sequence GTGGTGAACAAGCTCCAGAAGATTTCAACGAATTTGTGGTTTGATTCTCAAGCGAAAGAAGCAGCAAACTTCTATACGTCAGTTTTTGAAAACTCCGAGATTGGAAGAATTACACGCTACGGGAAGGAAGGCTATGAAATCCACGGGAAGCCAGAGGGCACCGTGATGAACGTGGAATTCCAACTGAATGGGCAACCATTCGTCGCCTTGAATGGCGGTTCCCAAATCAAATTCAATGAATCAATCTCCTTCATCATCCATTGCGAAACCCAGGAAGAAATCGATTATTATTGGGAAAAGCTGAGTGAACGTGGAGATGAAAAGGCTCAACAGTGTGGCTGGCTGAAAGATCAGTTCGGAATTTCATGGCAGATCGTCCCGGCGGAATTACCTGAAATGCTCAATGACCCGGACCCTGAAAAAGCGAGCAGAGTCAGACAAGCCCTGCTCCAAATGAAAAAGATCGACATCGCAACGCTCAAACGGGCTTACGCAGGTGAAACCGAATAG
- a CDS encoding CGNR zinc finger domain-containing protein encodes MSGKEKQIAFGDLEIVRQFLNTWSIPNDTRVATEHLKSLKDVEAFIKRYFTKENVQVDPLETTIQFRNDLRHLLDQNDEYILNKWINQYPIGVRIKEEEDGLVLEHIAPKTICGQLLKIVVEAVDRDRWKRLKACPDCQYVFYDHTKNQGRVWCGMYAYGAKGRACGTIAKVKRHRAKHTKK; translated from the coding sequence ATGAGTGGGAAAGAAAAACAAATAGCTTTTGGTGATTTAGAGATTGTCCGTCAGTTCTTGAATACATGGAGTATTCCAAATGATACAAGGGTAGCAACAGAACATCTAAAGTCCTTAAAAGATGTCGAGGCCTTTATAAAGAGGTATTTCACCAAAGAAAATGTACAGGTGGATCCTCTTGAAACAACAATTCAATTTCGTAATGACCTCCGTCACTTACTTGATCAAAATGATGAATACATACTTAATAAGTGGATTAACCAGTATCCAATAGGAGTAAGAATTAAAGAGGAAGAGGATGGCTTAGTCCTTGAACATATTGCACCAAAGACGATTTGCGGGCAATTATTAAAAATAGTAGTAGAGGCAGTGGATCGTGATAGGTGGAAGAGATTAAAAGCATGTCCTGATTGCCAATATGTCTTTTATGATCACACCAAAAATCAGGGAAGGGTTTGGTGCGGTATGTATGCCTATGGAGCAAAAGGAAGAGCATGTGGTACTATTGCGAAAGTTAAAAGACATCGAGCGAAGCACACTAAGAAATAA
- a CDS encoding alpha/beta hydrolase: MPYCHVEENVALYYEDVGEGAPVIFIHGVWMSSKFFKEQKDYFSNDHRAILLDLRGHGESSKCHHGHTVASYARDVHTFIEKLELKDVVLVGWSMGAFVVWDYLEQFGDDNVKGTVIVDELPSDYKWDDFPMGAFDFPTLIHLMREVQNNRTGFLTEFIPLMFKNDLSQQDFDWMLEETTKLPEAVASAILFDQTVVDYREKFENIKTPTLLCFGKEEKLIPVAAGEYIQERMENAQLTIFENSCHCPFLEEADEFNKTVADYIRTL; this comes from the coding sequence ATGCCTTACTGTCATGTGGAAGAGAATGTCGCGTTGTATTACGAGGATGTCGGGGAGGGGGCGCCGGTCATCTTCATCCATGGCGTCTGGATGAGCAGCAAGTTCTTCAAGGAACAGAAGGATTACTTCAGCAACGACCATCGTGCAATTTTGCTCGATCTCAGAGGACACGGCGAATCCTCCAAATGTCATCATGGTCACACAGTCGCAAGCTATGCGAGGGATGTGCACACGTTCATTGAAAAGCTTGAGCTGAAGGATGTCGTGCTCGTCGGCTGGTCGATGGGAGCATTCGTCGTCTGGGATTACCTTGAGCAGTTTGGCGATGACAATGTGAAAGGGACTGTCATCGTTGATGAGCTGCCATCCGACTACAAATGGGATGACTTCCCGATGGGGGCCTTCGACTTCCCGACACTCATCCACCTCATGCGCGAAGTCCAGAACAACCGCACAGGGTTCCTGACTGAATTCATACCGCTTATGTTCAAAAATGACCTTTCCCAACAAGACTTCGACTGGATGCTTGAAGAGACGACGAAACTGCCTGAAGCAGTCGCAAGCGCCATCCTGTTCGACCAGACCGTCGTAGACTACCGTGAAAAATTTGAAAACATTAAAACACCCACGCTCCTCTGTTTCGGAAAGGAAGAAAAGCTGATCCCTGTCGCAGCAGGCGAGTACATCCAGGAACGGATGGAAAACGCCCAACTGACCATCTTCGAAAACAGCTGCCACTGCCCGTTTTTAGAAGAAGCAGATGAGTTCAACAAAACGGTGGCAGACTATATCCGAACCCTGTAA